A genome region from Natronobeatus ordinarius includes the following:
- a CDS encoding ABC transporter ATP-binding protein has translation MTLLELEGVHTYYGESHVLQGVDLSVEEGEIVALIGRNGVGKTTTLRSILQLTPPREGTVLFAGEDITGQRTHDVARKGIGWVPEERRMFGYLTVEENVRVSVPPDGDFEALREYVFDLFPALERFREKEARNLSGGQQQMLAIARGMVGNNDLLLVDEPSEGLAPMIVDQVVEALRAVSAETTVVLVEQNFPLAMDLADRFYLLDHGTVVESGSTEGVTADDERIRRYLSA, from the coding sequence ATGACGCTGCTCGAACTCGAGGGCGTCCACACCTACTACGGCGAGAGCCACGTCTTACAGGGCGTCGACCTCTCGGTCGAGGAAGGCGAGATCGTCGCGCTGATCGGTCGCAACGGCGTCGGCAAGACGACGACGCTCCGATCGATCCTGCAGCTAACGCCGCCGAGGGAAGGAACCGTTCTGTTTGCCGGCGAGGATATCACGGGTCAGCGGACCCACGACGTCGCCCGCAAGGGGATCGGCTGGGTGCCCGAGGAACGTCGGATGTTCGGTTACCTCACCGTCGAGGAGAACGTCCGGGTGTCGGTGCCACCGGACGGAGACTTCGAGGCGCTTCGAGAGTACGTCTTCGACCTCTTTCCCGCCCTCGAACGGTTTCGTGAGAAAGAGGCGAGGAACTTAAGCGGGGGTCAACAGCAGATGCTCGCCATCGCCCGTGGCATGGTCGGGAACAACGACCTCCTGCTCGTGGACGAACCGAGCGAGGGACTCGCCCCGATGATCGTCGACCAGGTCGTCGAGGCCCTTCGCGCAGTCTCCGCCGAGACGACGGTGGTGCTCGTCGAACAGAACTTCCCGCTGGCGATGGACTTAGCCGACCGCTTCTACCTGCTCGACCACGGCACCGTCGTCGAGTCCGGCTCGACCGAGGGCGTCACCGCCGACGACGAGCGAATCCGGAGGTATCTGTCCGCATGA
- a CDS encoding ABC transporter substrate-binding protein, translating into MDSGPITQTDGTSRRALLAAAATGVTAATAGCVRQARSVITRDAVDRLSVTIATVPSDYDREAVQLARRLGDNLEAVGIGVSIDFLARDELPRAVLVNHDFDLYVGRHPDFTDPDFLYEALHSRYADESGWQNPFGFTSMAFDELLERQRTLEGEPRRGAVVDVLEGVAEEQPFVPICVPEEYRLVRDDRAGGWDDGHLATRLGYLGLETPERDAELRAAIVDTRPTKNLNPLSVEYREQGTVVDLLYDSLGTVDDGELRPWLARSWEWDGSTATVELREGVRWHDGEALTAADVAFTYRLLEDTTLGDGSVPSPAPRYRGLTSLVDEIELEDEHTLSLSVTAGPDVGSRAFTVPILPEHVWADRTDEASIPGVRVAQGTTEALVTDNVPPVGSGPFAFAERTERDVLVLERFDDHFTTTDDALPGATVERLRILVHPRSTSAIEAVEAGDADVTITPLEAYSVETVSESSLVRLLTSPSTTFYHVGFNARNAPFSNPYFRRTVAGLLDKAWLVEEVFEGYARPIATPATDAWTPDSLAFEGEDPAVPFFGSDGELDERAARSAFEEAGFRYDEEGHLLARH; encoded by the coding sequence ACTACGACAGGGAAGCCGTACAGCTCGCCCGCCGGCTCGGCGACAACCTCGAGGCCGTCGGCATCGGCGTCTCCATCGACTTCCTGGCTCGCGATGAGTTACCCCGCGCGGTGCTCGTCAACCACGATTTCGACCTCTACGTCGGTCGCCACCCCGACTTTACCGATCCCGACTTCCTCTACGAGGCGCTTCACTCCCGGTACGCCGACGAGTCGGGCTGGCAGAACCCCTTCGGCTTCACGAGTATGGCGTTCGACGAACTGCTCGAACGCCAGCGCACCCTCGAGGGTGAGCCACGACGGGGGGCCGTCGTCGACGTTCTCGAGGGGGTAGCCGAAGAACAGCCGTTCGTGCCGATCTGCGTCCCCGAAGAATACCGTCTCGTGCGCGACGATCGGGCCGGAGGTTGGGACGACGGCCACCTGGCGACCCGGCTCGGCTATCTCGGACTCGAGACGCCGGAGCGAGACGCGGAACTCCGGGCGGCCATCGTGGACACGCGGCCGACGAAGAACCTGAACCCGCTCTCGGTCGAGTACCGGGAACAGGGGACGGTCGTCGACCTGCTGTACGACTCGCTCGGCACGGTCGACGACGGCGAGCTTCGCCCGTGGCTCGCTCGCTCCTGGGAGTGGGACGGCTCGACGGCGACCGTCGAACTCAGGGAGGGCGTCCGCTGGCACGACGGTGAGGCACTCACGGCCGCGGACGTCGCGTTCACCTACCGGTTGCTCGAGGACACCACGCTCGGCGACGGATCGGTCCCGTCACCCGCCCCACGGTATCGCGGGCTCACCTCACTCGTCGACGAGATCGAGCTCGAGGACGAGCACACGCTCTCGCTCTCGGTGACTGCAGGGCCCGACGTCGGATCGCGGGCGTTCACCGTCCCGATCCTGCCCGAACACGTCTGGGCCGACCGGACGGACGAGGCGTCGATTCCCGGCGTTCGAGTCGCTCAGGGAACGACCGAGGCGCTCGTCACGGACAACGTCCCGCCCGTCGGGAGCGGTCCGTTCGCGTTCGCCGAGCGAACCGAACGCGACGTGCTCGTCCTCGAGCGGTTCGACGACCACTTCACGACGACCGACGACGCGCTCCCCGGCGCGACCGTCGAGCGACTCCGAATACTCGTCCACCCCCGAAGCACCTCGGCGATCGAGGCCGTCGAGGCGGGCGACGCCGACGTCACCATCACGCCGCTCGAGGCGTACTCGGTCGAGACGGTGTCCGAATCGTCGTTGGTTCGACTGCTCACCTCCCCGTCGACGACGTTCTACCACGTCGGGTTTAACGCCAGAAACGCCCCGTTCAGCAACCCCTACTTCCGGCGAACGGTGGCCGGCCTCCTCGACAAGGCGTGGCTCGTCGAGGAGGTGTTCGAGGGATACGCTCGGCCGATCGCGACGCCAGCCACCGACGCGTGGACCCCCGACTCGCTCGCGTTCGAGGGCGAAGACCCGGCCGTCCCCTTCTTCGGCTCCGATGGCGAACTCGACGAGCGGGCGGCGAGATCGGCGTTCGAGGAGGCGGGCTTTCGCTACGACGAGGAGGGGCACCTCCTCGCGAGACACTGA
- a CDS encoding DUF4870 domain-containing protein, with protein sequence MATEDADHDAELATEQPDSSVTDDESETDIAEPSVADDESGTEVAGGLEENVAGALTYLLGFITGLVFYFVEEENEFVRFHAMQSTIVFGGLFGLHIVLMMLRWVFDATIPFVGWLIALGIAFVQTLIFLGTLVLWLLLMYKAYQGEQWSLPVVGSMAENQV encoded by the coding sequence ATGGCGACAGAAGACGCAGATCACGACGCGGAACTGGCAACCGAACAACCCGACTCGAGCGTTACGGACGACGAATCAGAGACGGACATCGCTGAGCCGAGCGTCGCGGACGACGAATCGGGGACGGAAGTCGCAGGCGGACTCGAAGAGAACGTCGCCGGTGCGCTGACGTACCTCCTCGGCTTCATCACCGGACTGGTGTTCTATTTCGTCGAAGAGGAGAACGAGTTCGTCCGGTTCCACGCGATGCAGAGTACGATCGTCTTCGGCGGGCTCTTCGGACTGCACATCGTGCTTATGATGTTGAGGTGGGTGTTCGACGCGACCATCCCGTTCGTCGGCTGGCTCATCGCACTGGGGATCGCGTTCGTCCAGACGCTGATCTTCCTGGGAACGCTCGTCCTGTGGCTACTGCTCATGTACAAGGCCTACCAGGGTGAGCAGTGGTCCCTTCCCGTCGTCGGCTCGATGGCCGAAAACCAGGTCTAA
- a CDS encoding branched-chain amino acid ABC transporter permease: MIGEYLALALATPDAPLVADALQRFFRPSTFARLVVEGLGKAAVYFILAVGLTLVFGLMGVLNFAHGAFAMLGAYLGGVLMVVALAGGAGPFTTVAFFFVVAAVVFALLTAVGSALEVSLIRPIYDRTPMYQILLTFGVGLILEEATRIVATLQGIQPEPQWQAPMGTLPDALAARYDILGANIRGLYLFEIGLGVLAAVGVWLFLTRTLYGLYIRAGSEDPEMVEALGIDVRKAFTIVFGLGTGLAAVGGVLLMWDPVWGPSVLLNIDVLLYAFVVVIIGGLGSFKGTLVAAVIVGVADSFTTWLFTTGIVDFSGLPEITIFLLLVIALIVRPQGLYGVEEVGGH, translated from the coding sequence ATGATCGGTGAGTACCTCGCGCTCGCGCTCGCGACTCCAGACGCTCCGCTGGTCGCCGACGCGCTCCAGCGCTTTTTCCGACCGAGTACGTTCGCCCGCCTCGTCGTCGAGGGACTCGGCAAGGCGGCGGTCTACTTCATCCTCGCCGTCGGACTCACCCTGGTCTTCGGGCTGATGGGCGTACTGAACTTCGCCCACGGCGCGTTCGCCATGCTCGGGGCGTACCTCGGCGGCGTTCTCATGGTCGTCGCTCTCGCAGGTGGCGCAGGGCCGTTCACGACCGTCGCGTTCTTCTTCGTCGTCGCCGCCGTCGTCTTCGCGCTCCTGACGGCAGTCGGTAGCGCCCTCGAGGTCTCGCTCATCCGGCCGATCTACGACCGGACGCCGATGTACCAGATCCTGTTGACGTTCGGCGTCGGGCTCATCCTCGAGGAGGCGACGCGAATCGTGGCGACGCTGCAGGGGATCCAGCCGGAGCCCCAGTGGCAGGCGCCGATGGGGACCCTCCCCGACGCCCTCGCAGCCAGATACGACATCCTGGGGGCGAACATCCGGGGGCTGTACCTGTTCGAGATCGGCCTCGGGGTGCTGGCCGCCGTCGGCGTCTGGCTGTTCCTCACTCGGACGCTGTACGGGCTGTACATCCGCGCCGGCAGCGAGGACCCGGAGATGGTCGAGGCGCTGGGCATCGACGTTCGCAAGGCGTTCACGATCGTCTTCGGCCTCGGTACCGGGCTCGCGGCGGTCGGCGGCGTCCTGTTGATGTGGGATCCGGTCTGGGGACCGAGCGTCCTGCTCAACATCGACGTCCTGCTCTACGCGTTCGTCGTCGTCATCATCGGCGGCCTCGGCTCGTTCAAGGGAACGCTCGTGGCGGCCGTCATCGTCGGCGTCGCCGACTCGTTCACGACGTGGCTGTTCACGACCGGGATCGTCGACTTCTCCGGCCTGCCGGAGATCACGATCTTCCTCTTGCTGGTGATCGCGTTGATCGTGCGGCCACAGGGGCTGTACGGCGTCGAGGAGGTGGGTGGCCATTAG
- a CDS encoding phosphatase PAP2 family protein: protein MLIRVLFQLTVVVALMILVATAVVVGRDRLARTRREFRARVKAAAPITAVLAVVLLFNGVARETVPDISWTIGWEVTGTIYEFEGEFIVWLQDLATPWTTAYFSFVYVYGYVFLLVFPLIAYFALADTRPLRELLTAYTLNYVLGLVCYVLIIAYGPRNVMPELVDALLYDTYPQYQHLTRQVNRNTNVFPSLHTSLAATVAFIAYRTRDVYPVWFAVATVLGLSVAVSTMYLGIHWVVDVVAGIVLAAVSVVLAAHFVGRWSITERLEHRWPFASG, encoded by the coding sequence ATGCTCATTCGCGTCCTCTTCCAGTTGACCGTCGTCGTCGCCCTCATGATCCTCGTCGCGACGGCCGTCGTCGTCGGCCGCGACCGACTCGCCCGAACACGACGGGAGTTCCGAGCGCGAGTGAAGGCGGCGGCACCGATCACCGCCGTACTCGCCGTCGTCTTGCTGTTCAACGGCGTCGCCCGGGAGACGGTACCCGATATCTCGTGGACGATCGGCTGGGAGGTGACCGGGACGATCTACGAGTTCGAGGGCGAGTTCATCGTCTGGCTCCAGGACCTGGCGACGCCGTGGACGACGGCGTACTTCTCGTTCGTCTACGTCTACGGCTACGTCTTCTTGCTCGTGTTCCCCCTGATCGCGTACTTCGCGCTGGCAGACACCCGACCGCTTCGCGAGCTGTTGACTGCGTACACGCTCAACTACGTGCTCGGGCTGGTCTGTTACGTGCTTATCATCGCCTACGGGCCCCGGAACGTGATGCCCGAACTCGTCGACGCCTTGCTGTACGACACGTACCCGCAGTACCAGCACCTCACCCGGCAGGTCAACCGAAACACCAACGTCTTCCCTTCGCTGCACACCTCCCTCGCCGCCACGGTCGCCTTCATCGCCTACCGGACCAGGGACGTCTACCCGGTCTGGTTCGCCGTCGCGACCGTCCTCGGGCTCAGCGTCGCGGTCTCGACGATGTACCTCGGCATCCACTGGGTGGTCGACGTCGTCGCGGGCATCGTTCTCGCGGCCGTCAGCGTCGTCCTCGCCGCCCACTTCGTCGGCCGCTGGTCGATCACCGAGCGACTCGAGCACCGGTGGCCCTTCGCCAGCGGCTGA
- a CDS encoding phosphate ABC transporter permease, translated as MIDPAAVGVMLVGVALLFAGATLSSYGVGAVGALLGSAGGYLGAPTVAAMAGLEGAIVPAAGVLVGAGVGIAVTYLLLSVAAAAVSFVVGTFFGLALVAPALVDGTWYLEWGVALLLGALAAIFGLFMTRTAAVLVTSFVGAALASRSVSPSSLEAAQASTSLEPLLFDVGAPLFVGLFALGVLSQVGLFKFGYVTRIVRILPGVSVLRDRGRRKKAGG; from the coding sequence ATGATCGATCCCGCCGCAGTCGGAGTGATGTTGGTCGGCGTGGCGCTGCTGTTCGCCGGCGCGACGCTGTCGAGTTACGGCGTCGGTGCCGTCGGGGCGCTCCTCGGATCGGCCGGCGGCTACCTCGGTGCACCGACCGTCGCCGCGATGGCCGGGCTCGAGGGGGCGATCGTCCCGGCCGCCGGCGTGCTCGTCGGCGCCGGCGTCGGCATCGCCGTCACCTACCTCCTCCTCTCGGTCGCGGCCGCGGCCGTGAGCTTCGTCGTCGGGACGTTCTTCGGACTGGCCCTGGTCGCCCCCGCGCTCGTCGACGGCACGTGGTACCTCGAGTGGGGTGTCGCCCTCCTCCTCGGCGCCCTCGCAGCGATCTTCGGGCTGTTCATGACCCGGACGGCTGCGGTCCTCGTCACCTCGTTCGTGGGGGCGGCGCTCGCCAGCCGGTCGGTGTCTCCCTCGAGCCTCGAGGCCGCGCAGGCGTCGACGAGCCTCGAGCCGCTCCTGTTCGACGTCGGTGCGCCGCTGTTCGTCGGCCTGTTCGCGCTCGGCGTCCTCTCACAGGTCGGGCTGTTCAAATTCGGGTACGTTACGCGAATCGTCCGCATCCTGCCCGGCGTGAGCGTGCTTCGCGACCGGGGCAGACGGAAGAAAGCCGGCGGCTGA
- a CDS encoding universal stress protein has product MYDDVLIPTDGSATVDQTLAHALPIAEANDATVHALSIVDTRIVQAATGETRAEIEAKLERESEAAVDEVGDRAAEAGLETIEVVEYGTPSKAILEYADEHGIDLIVIGTHGKSPREKQITMGSVSERVVDKASIPVFVVRSPGDPVE; this is encoded by the coding sequence ATGTACGACGACGTTCTTATTCCGACAGACGGTAGCGCCACGGTCGACCAGACGCTCGCACACGCCCTGCCGATCGCCGAAGCCAACGACGCGACCGTCCACGCGCTCTCGATCGTCGACACCCGGATCGTGCAGGCGGCGACGGGCGAGACGCGGGCCGAGATCGAAGCGAAACTCGAGCGCGAGAGCGAGGCGGCCGTCGACGAGGTGGGCGACCGGGCGGCGGAAGCCGGACTCGAGACGATCGAGGTGGTCGAGTACGGGACGCCGTCGAAGGCGATCCTCGAGTACGCCGACGAACACGGCATCGATCTGATCGTCATCGGGACCCACGGAAAGAGCCCCCGGGAGAAACAGATCACGATGGGAAGCGTCTCGGAACGGGTCGTCGACAAGGCGTCGATCCCGGTGTTCGTCGTCCGAAGCCCGGGCGATCCAGTCGAGTGA
- a CDS encoding branched-chain amino acid ABC transporter permease produces MERLEESTTDGHWLREYARDHVVHGLVILAFFLYPPVYGLLVDSPLGFEAEAFLPGLTFMIVVLYLGLFAMSFDFVSGYTGYLSFGHAAFYGTGAYFVVLAANGQVPGIPDGTPFMITMLLGAFLAGVLALAIGAVSFRLTGVYFAMITLGFAQVLYELIRNWGFVSANPREGATISGDGLEIGVPYVESLSFAVGRLTGDSFENVLGTGIDISTTMTSYYALAVVVLVCYFAMQRIIHSPFGTVMIAIRENEERAEAIGYNVFWYKMGAFAMSAFFAAIAGALFAAYSRSVSPENTYFFLVTADALIVTIVGGIGTLAGPLFGTVFHEWLEDVLSTENEGVATYLRETLSEGVLATDIAGFTLADVINSAVDGRAPLYLGIVFVLFVLFVPNGLLGSVRDRLGGTVAKRAPTLLERYRR; encoded by the coding sequence GTGGAGCGACTCGAGGAGTCGACGACCGACGGCCACTGGCTTCGCGAGTACGCTCGCGACCACGTCGTCCACGGGCTCGTGATCCTCGCGTTCTTCCTCTATCCGCCCGTCTACGGCCTCCTGGTCGACTCACCGCTCGGATTCGAGGCGGAAGCGTTCCTGCCCGGGCTGACGTTCATGATCGTCGTGCTCTACCTGGGGCTGTTCGCGATGAGTTTCGACTTCGTAAGCGGCTACACGGGCTACCTCTCGTTCGGCCACGCGGCCTTCTACGGGACCGGCGCGTACTTCGTCGTCCTCGCCGCGAACGGGCAGGTCCCCGGCATCCCGGACGGGACGCCGTTCATGATCACCATGCTCCTCGGTGCGTTCCTGGCCGGCGTGCTCGCGCTCGCCATCGGCGCGGTCTCGTTCCGCCTGACTGGCGTCTACTTCGCGATGATCACGCTCGGCTTTGCGCAGGTGCTCTACGAACTCATTCGGAACTGGGGCTTCGTGAGCGCGAATCCGCGTGAAGGAGCGACGATCTCGGGCGACGGCCTCGAGATCGGCGTCCCCTACGTCGAGTCACTCTCGTTCGCGGTCGGGCGGCTGACCGGCGACAGCTTCGAGAACGTTCTGGGTACCGGCATCGACATCTCGACGACGATGACCTCCTACTACGCGCTGGCGGTCGTCGTCCTCGTCTGTTACTTCGCGATGCAGCGAATTATCCACTCGCCGTTTGGCACGGTGATGATCGCCATCCGCGAGAACGAAGAGCGCGCCGAGGCGATCGGCTACAACGTCTTCTGGTACAAGATGGGTGCGTTCGCCATGAGCGCCTTCTTCGCTGCCATCGCGGGGGCGCTCTTTGCCGCCTACTCGCGGTCGGTCTCGCCGGAGAACACGTACTTCTTCCTCGTGACCGCCGACGCCCTGATCGTCACGATCGTCGGCGGCATCGGCACCCTCGCCGGCCCACTGTTCGGCACCGTCTTCCACGAGTGGCTCGAGGACGTGCTCTCGACGGAGAACGAAGGGGTCGCCACCTATCTCCGCGAGACGCTCTCGGAGGGCGTGCTGGCGACCGACATCGCGGGCTTCACGCTCGCTGACGTGATCAACTCGGCCGTCGACGGCCGCGCCCCGCTCTATCTGGGCATCGTCTTCGTGCTGTTCGTCCTGTTCGTCCCCAACGGCCTGCTCGGGTCGGTCCGCGACCGACTCGGCGGCACCGTTGCGAAACGCGCCCCCACGCTCCTCGAGCGCTACCGCCGGTAG
- the pdhA gene encoding pyruvate dehydrogenase (acetyl-transferring) E1 component subunit alpha: MTRDVPDQAGGVGVFDRAPDDQVSVLDADGTVVAPALEPDLDEETLVSMYRDMRLCRRFDERMISLQRQGRLGTYASLAGQEGSQIGSTYALADDDTISYQYREHGAVLSRGFPWEYLLYWMGHEVGNAALPDVGVFPLNISIGGHLPHAVGYAWAAKLNGDDGVTLVHFGEGSTSEGDFHEAANFAGVYDVPIVFFCNNNQWAISTPREKQTASATFAGKARAYGFDGIQVDGMDPLATYVVTEAVRERAANPADGEARPTMVEAVQYRFGAHTTADDPTVYRNEAEVNQWKERDPIARFEAYLRERGLLEDERIDAIESAIDETLADAVDRAEAYEGDPDDMFEYTYAEPTERLLEGRAHLRELRETHGDEAFLEDG; this comes from the coding sequence ATGACTCGAGACGTACCTGACCAGGCGGGGGGCGTGGGCGTGTTCGACCGGGCACCGGACGACCAGGTGTCGGTGCTCGATGCCGACGGAACCGTGGTCGCGCCGGCGCTCGAGCCGGACCTCGACGAGGAGACGCTGGTATCGATGTACCGTGACATGCGCCTGTGTCGCCGCTTCGACGAGCGGATGATCAGCCTCCAGCGCCAGGGGCGGCTGGGGACGTACGCCTCGCTGGCCGGCCAGGAGGGGTCACAGATCGGCTCGACGTACGCACTCGCCGACGACGACACGATCTCTTACCAGTATCGCGAGCACGGGGCCGTTCTCTCGCGAGGGTTCCCGTGGGAGTACCTGCTGTACTGGATGGGTCACGAGGTCGGGAACGCGGCGCTGCCCGACGTCGGCGTCTTCCCGCTCAACATTTCGATCGGCGGGCACCTCCCCCACGCGGTCGGGTACGCGTGGGCGGCGAAACTGAACGGCGACGACGGCGTCACCCTCGTTCACTTCGGGGAAGGGTCGACCTCGGAGGGGGATTTCCACGAGGCGGCGAACTTCGCGGGCGTCTACGACGTCCCGATCGTCTTCTTCTGTAACAACAACCAGTGGGCGATCTCGACGCCCCGAGAGAAGCAGACGGCGTCAGCGACGTTCGCCGGGAAAGCCCGCGCCTACGGCTTCGACGGGATCCAGGTCGACGGGATGGACCCGCTCGCGACGTACGTCGTGACCGAGGCGGTCCGCGAGCGGGCCGCGAACCCGGCCGACGGCGAGGCGCGACCCACGATGGTCGAGGCCGTCCAGTACCGCTTTGGCGCACACACGACGGCGGACGATCCGACCGTCTACCGGAACGAGGCGGAGGTGAACCAGTGGAAAGAACGCGACCCGATCGCACGCTTCGAAGCCTACCTCCGAGAGCGGGGTCTGCTCGAGGACGAACGGATCGACGCCATCGAGTCGGCGATCGACGAGACGCTCGCCGACGCCGTCGATCGCGCCGAAGCCTACGAGGGCGACCCCGACGACATGTTCGAGTACACCTACGCCGAACCGACCGAGCGGTTGCTCGAGGGACGAGCACACCTCCGGGAGCTCCGGGAGACCCACGGCGACGAGGCGTTTCTCGAGGACGGGTGA
- a CDS encoding 3-oxoacyl-ACP synthase, giving the protein MTAVGLTGYGRYLPDDVLTGEAIAAQSGIPESVVIEKMGVREKRVCPPDEDHVTDMCVAAAERALEDAAIDATDLDLVLYHGSEYKDFVVWSAAANVCERLGAENAYATESHTLCASAPIAIRQVAAQLRAEAVETALLVTASREEELIDYENERSSFMFNFGSGAAAMVLEAEPGSRTRALVHEHAAVTDGSFAHDVIVPAGGSLEPTSEETVAAGRHHLDVPDPEGMKERLAPVSLPNYLEVADRALERSGFDRSALDFVAVTHMKRSFHETLLAELGLDPETDGYYLDEYGHVQSADQVLALEEGRRAGLLEAGDVVCLLAAGTGYTWSASVLTWRG; this is encoded by the coding sequence GTGACGGCGGTCGGGCTCACCGGCTACGGCCGCTACCTCCCCGACGACGTCCTGACCGGCGAGGCGATCGCCGCGCAAAGCGGTATTCCCGAGTCGGTCGTGATCGAGAAGATGGGCGTCCGCGAGAAACGGGTCTGTCCACCCGACGAGGACCACGTGACCGACATGTGCGTCGCCGCCGCCGAACGGGCGCTCGAGGACGCCGCGATCGACGCGACCGACCTCGATCTCGTGTTGTATCACGGCAGCGAGTACAAGGACTTCGTGGTCTGGTCGGCCGCGGCGAACGTCTGTGAGCGCCTCGGTGCCGAGAACGCCTACGCGACCGAGAGCCACACCCTCTGTGCGAGCGCGCCGATCGCGATCCGACAAGTCGCCGCCCAGCTCCGGGCAGAGGCCGTCGAGACCGCCCTGCTCGTGACTGCGAGCCGCGAGGAGGAGCTGATCGACTACGAAAACGAGCGCTCCTCGTTCATGTTCAACTTCGGCTCCGGGGCGGCCGCAATGGTCCTCGAGGCCGAGCCTGGCTCCCGAACCCGGGCGCTCGTCCACGAGCACGCGGCCGTCACCGACGGCTCGTTTGCCCACGACGTGATCGTGCCCGCCGGCGGCTCGCTCGAGCCGACGAGCGAGGAGACCGTCGCCGCGGGCCGACACCACCTCGACGTTCCCGACCCCGAGGGGATGAAAGAACGCCTCGCACCCGTCTCGCTGCCGAACTACCTCGAGGTGGCCGATCGGGCGCTCGAGCGCTCCGGCTTCGATCGCTCGGCCCTCGACTTCGTCGCCGTCACCCACATGAAGCGGTCGTTCCACGAGACGCTGCTCGCGGAACTCGGCCTCGACCCCGAGACCGACGGCTACTACCTCGACGAGTACGGCCACGTCCAGAGCGCCGACCAGGTGCTCGCGCTCGAGGAGGGACGCCGAGCGGGGTTGCTCGAGGCGGGCGACGTGGTCTGCCTGCTCGCGGCGGGGACGGGCTACACGTGGTCGGCGTCGGTGCTGACCTGGCGCGGGTAA
- a CDS encoding ABC transporter ATP-binding protein: MLLSTSGLTKEFGGITAVNDVEFTLEEGELCSVIGPNGAGKTTFFNLLTGVLEPTDGTIEFAPSDQPADGADENGVIDITDAPPHETALLGLHRSYQITNVFPTLSVLENVRIAVQAHRGSDSWRFWRNVHAFDDHFAEAEAILERIGLDHYADRPAQNLSHGEKRNLEIGIALAGEPDLLLLDEPTAGVSSEDVSQVTEIIEDVATDHAIMLIEHNMDVVMGISDRVVVLNQGELIADGEPAEIRESEAVQRAYLGGYEEGASDADEPGNAGVTAG; this comes from the coding sequence ATGCTCCTCTCGACATCCGGACTGACCAAGGAGTTCGGCGGAATCACCGCCGTCAACGACGTCGAGTTCACCCTCGAGGAGGGCGAACTCTGTTCGGTCATCGGCCCCAACGGAGCCGGGAAGACGACGTTTTTCAACCTGCTGACCGGCGTGCTCGAGCCGACAGACGGCACCATCGAGTTCGCGCCGTCGGACCAGCCGGCTGATGGGGCGGACGAGAACGGCGTGATCGACATCACCGACGCGCCGCCCCACGAGACCGCGCTGCTCGGCCTCCACCGCTCGTACCAGATCACGAACGTCTTCCCGACGCTGAGCGTCCTCGAGAACGTCCGCATCGCCGTCCAGGCCCACCGGGGCAGCGACTCCTGGCGCTTCTGGCGCAACGTCCACGCCTTCGACGACCACTTCGCGGAGGCCGAGGCGATCCTCGAGCGGATCGGCCTCGACCACTACGCGGATCGGCCGGCTCAGAACCTCAGCCACGGCGAGAAGCGCAACCTCGAGATCGGGATCGCCCTGGCGGGCGAGCCGGACCTGCTGTTGCTTGACGAGCCGACCGCCGGCGTCTCGAGCGAGGACGTGAGTCAGGTGACGGAGATCATCGAGGACGTCGCGACCGATCACGCGATCATGCTGATCGAGCACAACATGGACGTCGTGATGGGGATCAGCGACCGCGTCGTCGTGCTCAACCAGGGCGAGCTGATCGCCGACGGGGAGCCGGCCGAGATTCGCGAGAGCGAGGCCGTCCAGCGCGCCTACCTCGGCGGCTACGAGGAGGGCGCCTCAGACGCCGACGAGCCCGGAAACGCGGGGGTGACGGCCGGATGA